The Bacillus carboniphilus genome contains a region encoding:
- a CDS encoding DUF2626 domain-containing protein, whose translation MDRMYRVLGFWTGIIAIMFFVGDMHTVSVLFLAQTGFFVLLSYLKLSERMYIYIFGAYLTVFFVGFTYWTTFIMVPGTGGH comes from the coding sequence ATGGACCGTATGTATCGAGTACTTGGTTTCTGGACGGGAATAATTGCCATAATGTTTTTTGTAGGAGATATGCATACCGTTTCTGTTCTATTTTTAGCTCAAACAGGATTCTTTGTCTTATTGTCTTATTTAAAACTATCTGAAAGAATGTATATATACATTTTTGGTGCTTACTTAACCGTTTTCTTTGTCGGCTTCACGTATTGGACGACATTCATCATGGTTCCAGGAACAGGCGGACATTAA
- the comGA gene encoding competence type IV pilus ATPase ComGA, translated as MLSIEQLSEQLIEEACVVNASDLHIIPRDDDALIQLRIDDDIIEKHTMNKKRAERMIAYFKFLSSMDIGEKRKPQNGSLSFKTKAIQVNLRFSTLPTINDESLVIRIFPQKMVPALQKLSLFPTTTNKLLSLINYSHGLIIFTGPTGSGKTTTLYSLLHYAKEHFHRNIITLEDPVETKSDQVLQVQVNEKAGMTYSAGLKAILRHDPDMIMVGEIRDSETAKIAIRASLTGHLVLSTMHTRDARGAIYRLLEFGVGLSEIEQTLIAVSAQRLVELVCPFCEGRCTPFCKSLRKTRRLGVFELLYGKNLTSSIREVRGERVSYNYLTLKDAMKKGVSLGYLTQSSYNRWIYADEE; from the coding sequence ATGTTATCAATTGAACAATTGAGTGAACAATTGATTGAGGAAGCTTGTGTAGTAAATGCATCCGATCTTCACATTATTCCACGTGATGATGATGCCCTTATTCAACTAAGAATCGATGACGACATCATTGAAAAGCACACAATGAACAAAAAAAGAGCAGAAAGAATGATTGCTTATTTTAAATTTTTGTCATCCATGGATATTGGGGAAAAAAGAAAGCCTCAAAATGGAAGTCTTTCATTTAAGACAAAAGCAATACAAGTAAACCTTCGCTTTTCCACACTTCCTACCATAAATGATGAAAGTTTAGTCATTCGCATTTTTCCACAAAAAATGGTCCCTGCGCTTCAAAAACTATCGTTATTTCCAACAACAACGAACAAGCTTTTATCTTTAATCAATTATTCACACGGTCTCATCATTTTTACAGGTCCTACAGGGTCTGGAAAAACGACAACTCTATATTCATTGTTACATTATGCAAAGGAGCATTTTCATCGTAACATTATTACCCTAGAAGATCCTGTGGAAACAAAAAGTGATCAAGTGTTGCAAGTTCAAGTGAATGAAAAGGCGGGTATGACTTATTCTGCTGGACTTAAAGCAATATTAAGACACGATCCGGATATGATTATGGTTGGTGAGATAAGAGACAGTGAAACAGCTAAAATAGCTATTAGGGCGAGCTTAACAGGCCATTTAGTTCTATCAACGATGCATACGAGAGATGCAAGAGGAGCCATTTATCGTCTTTTAGAGTTTGGTGTAGGTTTATCTGAAATTGAACAAACGTTAATTGCTGTAAGTGCGCAAAGGCTTGTGGAATTAGTATGCCCTTTTTGTGAAGGGCGTTGTACACCATTTTGCAAATCTTTAAGAAAAACAAGAAGATTGGGTGTGTTTGAGCTATTATATGGGAAAAATTTAACGTCCTCAATTCGGGAAGTAAGAGGTGAAAGAGTTTCGTATAACTATTTAACATTAAAGGATGCGATGAAGAAAGGAGTGTCATTAGGGTATTTAACACAATCATCCTATAACCGCTGGATTTATGCAGATGAAGAGTAA
- a CDS encoding MBL fold metallo-hydrolase — MDWQRVPLGQLQTNAYILKDDEGKCVIFDPGAEGERLVAMIKKRHLTPLAILLTHAHFDHIGAITDLKKHWDIDVYLHENEKDWLSNPILNGSQFFMSAEIKASPADKLIKRQQDLTIGDFHFELYETPGHSPGSVSYYNEELDVVFCGDTLFRGSIGRTDLPGGNHSLLLNSIEKHILSLPEDTIVLPGHGPETTVDEEMATNPFLNGFS, encoded by the coding sequence GTGGATTGGCAGAGGGTTCCATTAGGGCAATTACAAACAAATGCATATATTTTAAAAGATGACGAAGGAAAATGTGTCATTTTTGATCCAGGAGCTGAAGGTGAGCGATTAGTCGCTATGATTAAAAAGCGTCACTTAACTCCTTTAGCCATCTTGTTAACACATGCTCATTTTGATCACATTGGAGCGATTACGGATTTAAAAAAGCATTGGGATATTGATGTTTACCTTCATGAAAATGAAAAAGATTGGTTATCCAATCCGATTTTAAATGGTTCTCAATTTTTCATGAGTGCAGAAATAAAGGCAAGTCCAGCAGATAAATTAATAAAAAGACAACAAGATTTAACGATCGGTGACTTTCACTTTGAGTTGTATGAAACACCAGGTCACTCACCAGGAAGTGTCTCTTATTACAATGAAGAATTAGATGTGGTTTTCTGTGGGGATACGTTATTTAGAGGAAGTATTGGTCGAACAGACCTTCCAGGGGGAAATCATAGCCTGTTATTAAATAGTATTGAAAAACATATCCTCTCACTTCCTGAAGATACGATCGTTCTTCCAGGGCATGGACCAGAAACAACAGTAGATGAGGAAATGGCAACTAATCCATTTTTAAACGGTTTTTCATGA
- a CDS encoding DUF2759 domain-containing protein — MGLIIIFSLVTLLSVYGLFRSVIEKNVLAIIFAFGTVAVFGWFTVMTILKHGYPTAH; from the coding sequence GTGGGTTTAATTATTATCTTTTCTCTTGTGACACTTCTATCTGTTTACGGACTATTTCGTTCTGTCATTGAAAAAAATGTGCTCGCTATAATTTTTGCATTTGGGACAGTTGCTGTCTTTGGATGGTTTACGGTGATGACCATTTTAAAGCACGGATATCCAACGGCTCATTAA
- a CDS encoding SAM-dependent methyltransferase produces the protein MKQIILDEIKKYGGKISFAKYMELCLYHETFGYYTKEQEKIGKSGDYVTSSVLSSIFAEMIAEYYVYLVIEHHIQPAFCEIGAGNGAFFKEFKEWLKKISEEIYEKSMFIAIEKSPHHQLQFKKATQYSVQVKRELPNKFSGMIFSNEWLDALPVHVVTRKEGQLFEVFITSQEEQLKEVLIPLENQRIEKIIENYQTPILEGHRIELSLKMLDELYRVNLAVDHGILMTIDYGYEHRDLYDSSLKDGSLRGYKNHQMITNLLDEPFSHDITSHILIDLYKKKARTFRVE, from the coding sequence ATGAAACAAATCATACTTGACGAAATAAAAAAGTATGGTGGGAAAATTTCGTTCGCAAAGTATATGGAACTTTGTTTGTATCACGAAACATTTGGTTATTACACAAAGGAACAAGAAAAAATCGGAAAATCAGGTGATTATGTAACATCCAGTGTTCTTTCATCTATCTTTGCGGAAATGATCGCTGAATACTACGTCTATTTGGTTATAGAACATCATATACAACCTGCTTTTTGTGAAATAGGAGCGGGAAATGGGGCATTTTTTAAAGAGTTCAAGGAATGGTTGAAAAAGATATCAGAAGAAATATATGAGAAATCAATGTTTATCGCGATCGAAAAAAGCCCTCATCATCAACTCCAGTTTAAAAAGGCAACCCAATATAGTGTCCAAGTGAAAAGAGAACTTCCTAACAAATTTTCAGGAATGATTTTTTCGAACGAGTGGTTAGATGCTCTTCCTGTTCATGTCGTTACGCGAAAAGAAGGACAACTATTTGAAGTTTTTATCACCTCCCAAGAGGAACAGTTAAAGGAGGTTTTAATCCCATTAGAGAATCAAAGAATTGAGAAAATAATTGAGAACTATCAAACTCCCATTTTAGAAGGACATCGCATAGAGCTGTCACTAAAAATGCTCGATGAGCTATATAGGGTAAACTTAGCGGTTGATCACGGTATACTCATGACGATTGATTATGGCTATGAGCATCGTGATTTATACGATTCTTCTTTAAAAGATGGAAGCTTAAGAGGTTATAAAAACCATCAAATGATAACGAACCTTTTAGATGAACCTTTTAGCCACGACATCACTTCTCACATTCTTATAGATTTATATAAAAAAAAGGCTCGAACGTTTCGGGTGGAGTGA